The sequence below is a genomic window from Oreochromis niloticus isolate F11D_XX linkage group LG3, O_niloticus_UMD_NMBU, whole genome shotgun sequence.
aataaaatgttactttttttGTGCAGAATGCACAAAGGATGTAGAAGAGCTGGAGGTGTCTGCAGAGAAGGGGGGGGTATGGGAAGCCATTTTGTCTTTATGAACACTTGAGACATAAAAATCGAGTAGAATAGTTTCATCTTCTTAATGTTTATCCTGTCCATGCGTccatcagtgtctgtgtctcaaCTCCAGCTAAACACAAAAAGAGAGGAGGCGCCATCTTGTGGTGCTATTCAGTAATTGGATATCACAGATCAAACATTTAACTTTCAGGGTAATTTGAGGCCATTTTTACGTCTGTAAATCACAGATAATGACACAGGCCTACAGTGGAGAAAGAATAAAGAGTTCgcttgttgttgtttctggCTCTGAGATTGAAGCTGGAAACAAAGCTGTGTGAACTACGGTCTCGGGTTCAAACCAGCGCCTTTGTAGGTTTTGTCCAGTTTTTCGTGCAACAAGAAAAATGTGTCAGGTTCGTTCTGCTCTCACACACCTTCATGAGTACACCACCAATCCATAGCTCGCCCCATCCTCTAGTTTATGGAGGAAACTGGAGCTTCTGCTTTTATTAGAGCTCGCTTGGTGGGGAAGAGCAAGCTGGACTGTGGACATTAGATGCatcaaatacaaataaacttttATGTTTCTTCTTCGTCACAGACAGCAGCGGTCAAAGTTTCAGTGGGTGAAACCACAGCAAGTAAAGAAAAGGCTAAAAGCACGACTGAAGTGCTGGCAAAGGAAGCAGAACCCAAACCGGCTGAAGCCTCCAACGGAAGCAAAGAAGCTGCAAGTGATGCGACGACCAGGAGCCGAGCAGAGGGTCCAAAGGTGACCACACATCGAGTGATGCTGCCCATTGTAAGTTTAAAGAACACAAACGAGCCATTAATAACTTGTGTTATTCAGTAGTCCAACActgtttagaaagaaaaaaaaaaaaaggccttcAGCTCTTTCTTTGATTAAAACGTAAGATTTTATCTAAAATCTCAACTCAGACCCTCTGCTCTGCTAATGTGTTGGTTGCTAAgcaacagaaacacatgttaaacttctttttcttgttttgtcttttcagCCTTTGAATAAAGTTTCATGTTTTCCTCGTCTCCGTCAGATCAATGTGAATCTGCAGAAGATGGAACCTGCTCTGATGACAACAGGtgggaggaggaaggaggaagaagaggaggagagggaggaaaagaaagggacCAGAGAAGTCAAGCgcaaaaaagaagaggaggtgcagaagaaagaggaggaaaaggaaGACAGCAGAGGAGTAAGGACAAGGAGAGATGAGAGGGAGGAGCAGAAGAAAGGGGGCCAAGGAgtgaagaggaggaaggaggaggaggaggttcaGAAGAAGGCAGATCAGGGGAAGGAGAAGGAAGATGACAAAGGAGTcaagaggagaagagaggagaaaaacaatGAGGTGGTGGTACAAAGGAAAACGAATgagaaggagaaagaggaagGAGATAAGGAAGAGGTCCGAGGAGTCAAAAGGAGGAGTGAAGGGGAGGTGCAGAAGAAAAGTCAGGGCAGCAGCGAAGAAAAGGTGACGACAGAGAGACGGTCATCAAAAAGACACAAGGAACAGGAGAAAGGAATGGAGGAGGAAGGAGTAAAGACAAGGCGAaatgagaaggaggaggagaacaaCAAAGAGGAGAGGCAGAAAAGAGACAGTAGCACAGAGGGCAAAGAAACGAGGTTGAAAGAAAAGGAGGCGCAAAAGAAAGTGAGGAAGGACATTTCAGAGGGAAAGAAAGATGTGAAAAgtaaagaggaagaaaagaaggtggaggaagaggagaagacgAGGAGAGACAGAAGCACAGAAGccagagaaaagaggagaaCAAGAGAAAAGGAGGCACAGCAGATAACGAAAAAGGATGATTCAGAAGAAAAAGATTTGGGAAGAGAGCGGGAGGAGGAGAAGCAGAAGGTGGAAGAGGAGAAGACAAGGAAAGACATTAACCCGGAGCCCAAAGACATGAGGAGGACGAGAGAAAAGGAGGCGCAGCAGAAAATGAAGAATGTTTCAGAGGGAAAGAAAGATGTGAGAAGtaaagaggaggaggtggaagaggagaagaaaaggaaggaCATTAACCCAGAACCCAAAGAAATGAGGAGGACAAGAGAAAAGGAGGTGCTTCAGAAGACAAGGAAAGATGATTCAGATGAAAGGAAGCATTCAAGAAGAGAGAAGGAGGTGAAGAAGGTGGAAGAGGAGAGGACAAGGAAAGAAGGGAGCACAGAGGCTCGAGAAACAAGGAGGATGAGAGAAAAGGAGGCACAGCAGAACGCGAGGAAAGATGTTtcggaggaaaagaaagaccTGAGAAGtaaagaggaagagaagaaggtGGAAGAGGACAAGACGAGGAGAGACAGGAGCACAGAAGCCAGAGAAACGAGGAGAACGAGAGAAAAGGAGGCACAGCAGAAGGTGAGGAAGGATgttacagaagaaaagaaagatttaagaagagaagaagagaagaggaaggTGGAAGAAGAGAAGAGCGAGAGGCGATCAGAGGGAGAGAAGCAGAAGGAGAAAACTGAGAGGGAGACAAGAGGAGGCGCTGCTCCCGACGATGAGGTAGAGAGTCTGTCTTcattaaagaaatgttttaaattgaAGAGAAGGATGACAGCATCTCAACATTTCTTCCACAGCGACAGCGCCACCTGGCTGCCAAGAGGGAGAGCGTACTAAAGTCTCTAAGGGGTCTGCTGAAGGCCGGGAGAGGAGTGAGGAGGAGGGAGGCGATGAGGAGCGCTCTGTAAGagttaggggaaaaaaaagtctgatgGGGTAAAATCAGTTAGGAGGTGGAGTTTAAACCTCTGTCTGTTTTCTCATCAGGAGAGGCGGCGACGGAgcgaagaggaggaggacaggaaGTCCGACGAGGTCAGAGTGGAGGAGTGCAAAGGAGTCAGCTGCAGCCAGGAAAAcgtcagagaagaagaaggaaggcGCCAAGAAGGGAGAGGGGAGGACATCAGAGAAGACGCAGGGAGTGGAAAAGGTGGAGAAAAGGCAAGATGTGGAGctgaaaatgaaggaaaaggaggaggaggaggagaagaaaaagagtgatgaagaaaagaaggaggagagaaaaataATTGGAAAGATCGTCAAGGCAACAGCCGGGCAGGGGCCAAAGGTCCAGGTGAAGACAATGATGGGAGGAATGACCAtgaaggaagaggagaaggtgGGAGGCACATCGGCAAAGGAgggggagaagaagaaagaggagaaggtggaaaagaaaagaagtttggagaaagagaagaagaagggtcctgaagagaaagagaagaagctTGACGATGGGAAGGTGAAGAAAAACGTCGAGGTCGAGACGAGATCTGAAAGAACGCAAGTGGCGATGGAGGAGAAAAAAGCCAAAAGCATGACGGAGGCGGCGAAGAAAAAGGACGAGAGCAAGGAGGAGGGGGAAGCAGcggtaaaaagaaaagaagaggaggttgaagagaagaagaaggaggcgGTGGAGAAATcgaaaaaggaggaaaagactgaaaaacacGAAACGCAAAAGACGAAGGGTGAGAAGAAATCTGACGGGGAGGAGCCAGGTGGGCAGAGGAAGAGCGGCGAGGAGAAGAAAAGCGACGGAGCAAGCCGACCCGAGACATCAGCAGCGGTGGAGAAGAGCCCTGCAGGAGAAAGTAAACCGGTGAaggagcagcagaagaagagtTCGACAGTGACGCTGACTGACTCAACGCTGCACCGGATCCATGGAGACATTCGTATTTCTCTGAAGAATGACAATCCTGTAAGAACCGAAACTTAAACTGGCTGCAGATTAACGACGGCACAAAATGTGAAACAGTTCTCgaataaaatgattttattaaatttatgaTTCTTACTGCTTTAACTATCAGGAGTTacactgccctctagtggccaGAAAACCAAAATGCAGCTTTAATAATTCAGAAAAGCTGTatgttaaccctttaaaaccggtcggagcgggcacgctccgttttgcataactatttttaaatcccggtagctctgcaaccacgtaagctagagcaataattttttttgcatatgaaaccggagaagttgtacttacatcaacaaaaacataatattccagaaacacgctttgccaatccgatcagctgttcgtaaaacacttcctacgttggaatagacgtcagcgcgaactttcgcatgtccgccattacctgcccgaaaccggaagtggcgtcattttcgcggaaatgtagtGTTTTTTACTATCAGGGCCTcagagcctatactggtgtttttaaaagttatgttttactttatgactttctgtgtcgtttctgggatgcttagaactcaaattgcacagctggaaatagtttattttgatgcatatgctgcttttttgcaaatttgcactataatatttattttcgttttttctgcagtatataaaaattggtgtatttcaaaaataaaactatgaagacacttcaaataaatttcctgtggtgggaaactattttgtgcaacttttttgtatttacagttttgagggataagcctcttaaatttctctaactagaaatatatgttaaaaaacaaaaacgattttcatttttttttgtagtttattgcacttttttgcaatttatgtaataactatgcacttaatccatacatattattaaaatttgggctataatggttgtattgatgtatagcaacttgaaatgctcccaaaattggcactacagcatgtaaaaatataatataagctctggcggacttggttctatggtaggtcttaaagggttaactgAAACTGAACAATGTGACTGATGTGCTTCATCCTCAGGACATCAGCAAGTGTCTGACTGCACTGAATCAGCTCAGTATGGTTTATGTGACATCTCAACACGTCCAGAGGCACAGCGAGCTCATTGCCACTCTCAGGAAGGTAAACACGCATGCGGTGTATCTGATATCTTCATGATGATGTTGTTCCTGGATCATTGCATCTGACCTGTCACACTTCTATGATGTCATCGCTTTGTTTCCactcagggaaaaaaaatcccaaaaatGGGGTGGTAAGGGTTGTTGGTTAGGGTCACCGTGGTTACGGTTAGAATTAGGGTTAGGTGTGATGGTGTTTCCACGTCGCAAAATTATGACATCACTGCagtgtgattggtcactttCAATGTTGAACCTGGGCCGACACACAGCTGAGAAAAGGGAAACCGTCATGAACATCTTTCCTCCATTCATGaattctaaataaataaataacaataaaaatcgtgatattatgtgtttgttttctttcatgagCAGATGCGTTACTACCGGGCGAACCAGGACATCATGGACAAGGCGTCGATGCTCTACAACCGCTTCAAGAACGCCTTCCTGGTgggagagggggaggaggaggtggtgagtgCTGCTTTTTTGCGTTCGCTGCTGGAGGagaaggagcaggaggaggcaCAGAGGGTGGAGCGCTGCAGGGAGAAGGTGAGGAAAGAGGGGCTGCTGCATGAGGCGAAGAGCCGCATAGGGCAGGTGAACGAGAACAGGAAGAGTGACGAAGAGGAGAAAGctgaaggtaaaaagaaaaaaaatctaaaaataagtaatcagatttgtgacaaaaaaattacacaaacttATAATTAGTAAaaatattaaagataaaagactTTACAGCTTATATTATAAAATATCTCCATATTGATATTCGTTTCATAATTAAACACTACATTAAATATTTACACCATGTGTTATTGTATCATTCAATAATTAAAATTatatacaggaaaaaaaaatgcttaattgtaattttaagttattatttttttgtattaaagcATTAACACTGACATTTTCTGAGGAGCATTCCATTTcatttttggttgtttgtttttggttcataatttatgtttttatcattattattattatttgtgagTTTGTATTgtatcttatttatttatttgtttgtttgtttgtttattcttttattgataTACTTATTAATTTTGTCCTCCCCCTCAAATCTCCAGTGGACTCTTCCTGATGGCTCATCATTACTGGAAGCAGCCTGGACTGATCCAACTGTAATCTGCTACTGGGTGGACCTGAAATAAAATCTCGTCCTTTACACGCAtgcactcacgcacacacacacacacacacacacacacacacacacaatgggaTTTTCCAAAACCACTTACCTCATTGCACGCGCTCAATGCCGTGTTTACCTGTCCGTTTAAGTCCTCTGTGTGGACTGTCACACCTGAACAGGTGTGCTGTGTTTACCCTGCAGCTTGTTGTGCTGAAGCCGCCTTATTAAGTTATTAAGTGCTTTGGAGCAGctgattttatttgaaatggatgtttattttttttccacttcgaTGAAACAAGCATTAAACTGAAGACGAGAGCATTACACACCTGAGCATTAATGTGTACCTGCTGTTTAAGCTGACATCCTTCTAAGACGTTTAGAGGCGGAGTTTTCCAGCACCTGACAGAGGTGCTGGAAAATTTATCTGTTATCTGTTGTGATCTTATCTGTtataaagtttcatttttataaaTGCCTCACTGGgactgatatatattttttttttggtaaactCAAGCATTAAATGTCAACAGGCAGGAGGCCCACAGACCATTCTGGCCttggatcttttttttctttaatttttagttttattgtgattcaatgatgtttttattccttttagCAGTTTTATTCCTGTGATCTTGGTTTTCatgtaaatatgtatttttttctatttcataAATAAGAGTTTTACAAACTTAACAAAGAGCCTGAAGTCTGATTATTTTAACCACATACACTCAgcggccactttattaggtacacattgCTAGtgacatccatgatgtgaatctcctgttcctcCATATCCAAAAGGTGCTCTGGTgcattgagatctggtgactgtgtaGGCCATTTGAGGACAGTGAACTCATCGTCATGTAGGTGGTGTGTTATGCTGCCGTCATAAAAGCCTGGACAATAATCGGGCacactgtggtgtttaaacaaggCTCAGTTGGTACtcttacaccaccagcagcacccTGAACCTCAGTCTGAACTTCACCATGTAGACCATGTCTACATACCTAAATTAATTTAACTACAATgcgattggctgattagatgtATTAACAAGCAGAGGAAACTGTACATTATAAAGTGGCCATTTTTGATTTATAAGTAAAATACAATTTATATATAACACATGGAAGAAAAAGGATTTGCTTTGAATACCAACGGTATGTTCGTGTTTGgtttgtgtgctgtgtttggctTTAGTGTTTCTCGTCACATTAATAAAAAcgtgccccccccccacacacacacacacacgccacaCACTCGATGCGGCCCCCTCGGTGCTCCCACATCAACTACGCCTCTGCCTGATCTGCTTACACAAACACTcgcatcctcctctcctctcctccttcatTTCCTCCCTCTCTTCTATTTTCTATGGGCGGAGAAACGGAAATGTGGGAGGTGTGTTTTCTCTACGTCTCCGTGTTTCTTTCACGGAAGAGATCGGAGCCAGAGAAGCGCGTCTGACTCAAGGACGAAGCGGACCTACGGTGATAGGAAGCAAAATAAACGGAGCACAGAGGAGCAGCAGGAGATCCGTGCGCACCCGCAGAGGAGCGGAGGTTCGGCTGCAGCAGACATGGGACTGCGGCTGTCCTCGTAGCGGAACCAGGCGACCTGCGGACCAGAGGGAGGACAGGCACCGGGAGCAGACATGGCCCACGTAGGCAACGGAGCGGCCGCAGAGGAGGAGGTGGGAGCCGGAGATCGCATTTCACGAACACATTTCCACTGACATGTTCACACTGTGTGGTGTAACCAGTTATTTCTGATTAAATTCCTACTGTGATCACATGAAACTGCATATACACGTCCTTAGATGGAATCACGTGGGCTGTATCCACGGTAAATAGAGTATATCTATGCGTGTGTGGTGGGCAAGTCCAGGTTGTTGATGGTGGTGTGGGCTTTCTGAAAGGACGGATTTTTACACCTCGGCTGTAAATGTGATATCAGAAACTGTCTGGTTAGGTGTAGGGGTTAAAAAAGATCACACACACCTTTGTTTGGCTGAAAAGCATAGACTGTATTAAAAGATGGCCATAGCTACGGCTTCGGCTTCAAAGTTGGTGTTTTGGCCACGACCATGCTGGATTTTTGGGGGACCTAAAAGTGATGTGtctgcattaaaaatgctctgaaaggctccaacagcacaaactcAGAGGTCAAGTTCAGTGTCTCCAATTAGCTCGGGTGAAGCCTAGCAAACAGCCATAATTAAAAATAGATGCCACGCCCCCTAGCTTTAATGCAGTTTGAATAGGTGAGTTATATGAACATTTATAACCCTTTATGGCAGGTATAAAGGTCAAATTTATCTgcacagctttttaaaaaaaaaatttctactGTATGTTTTAACATGAGAGTCTCACTTTTCTGAGCCAACCTCTAGCTGACGTTAGAGGAACTGCGGTTTTTAGCACTATTCTTCATCAGCTACTGTGCTGGTACAGGAGAAACAGGCTTGTGTGGTAGTTAGATATATGTACATACAGTGCCTTATATCACTGTATAGTAGTACCACTTATAAATAAAGCATCATAATCTGATATTCCTTATCGATTTCTGGCAGGTTTTCTCGTCTTTTCACCTTGTGTCTGTCTATATTTCTGTTGAAATCAACCTTACGAAGCCTCCTGTAGTGTTTCAGTGATACTTTTGTTTCCCTGTGTTTGTGCTTCTATAGTCACTCACAACAGACTGTGCCCATGGATACAAAATGAACTCAAACTGACTGCAAACAGATCCTAATCAATACAATTCTCCAAACATACAGTGCTACACACATGTAGGACAGCTCAATTACAGCAAAACCCATCATCATGACTAATTTACAATGATTACTCACAGGGGAAAAACAGTTTACTTTGAACTGAACTAAATGTGCCAGTTGATGGGGAGTGAATTTGGACTTTGATTAAGTGGTAAAAGCAGAGGATGGGGTTGTGCACAGAAGGGCAATTAATTAATAACTACATAATGCAGCACagtatattttcattttatcttcATTATCTTCTTTTAACAATCACTGGGACCTTAGATCTATCAGAGTATGGGATTTTTAAGCTTTTATTCAAATCGATATTCAAATCACAGGCGTTGagttttttcctctctgtgtttGGGCCTCGCTCACTGAGCTCTGGATGTATTTCCTCATTTATGTGTAGAGCTGTGGAGGCAGCCTGCTCATTATTGGATTTATGTCTCAGCACTAAGTGAGCTGATACTATCGGTTCAcgtgtctgcatgtgtgcgtgtctgcATGTAAATGACAGATCTGATTTCAGCCACAGGCTGCCTCCTGCACTATAACACAGGAAATATGAGGTTTGTTTTCTGCTGTTTCACCACAACCACATTGATTGTGATTCAAACTAGTGAAAAGATATGTTGAAAGTATGTTAACTTTGTGAGTGGTAACATGATGGGAAGTGAGCTTGCAGGTTTAATTTTTAACCTTTATGTTTCCAGTACAGCCTGATTCTCCACCCTGACCCTCCCTGGTTCACACTGATCAAACTGGGAGTGTCGCAGTACAGCTGTAATGTAGAAGAGAGTTCATCAACTTGTATGTCATGAGGTTAAAGGATATTTTGAGATGTTCTAGTTTAGATATGAATCTTAAAGGGGTTCAGTAGAACTGTAGACTGGATTTACAGTTAGGCTCCAGAGACCATCAGGTGTTCTTTGGGAGCAGCATTTCAAATGCATCTTCATAAGCCTGTCTTATAAACCTCTTCAGCATCACGTGTCTTCCAGGGTCTTGGGGCTTCTTAAAAGTTCAAAGTGTCAAGCTACACTAATCTAGACACAAAAACCAGCAATGGACACAAAAGGTTGtcaaaaaacagcaaacagaacCCCAAAAAAATGTCCCCATAAACCCTTAAAATATCTTCAAAAAGTAGACCACCAAGAGAGCTAAAGCATGCTAAGGAGGCTGAAGGACCATCAGGATCTTCTGGGAAACACTGTACTAGCTTCTATTTAGAGGTGTTTCAGAGTTTTGTCAAGTTGCTATGTGACGAGATTTGAGAAGTTTAGGAGTTCAGTTCAGCTCACACACTAAAGAACGATGTTTATGATGACTTTTACTTATTTTCGAGTTTGGATATCGGCAAAGACTTCAGCAAGAGTAAAATCTAGGGGGATTTTGGTAGGATATTTATAGGTCCATGGCTCTTGTGCTGCCTaaaataatgttcttaaaattttcatgaaaaaataaaacatcttgTTTTGGTACCAGATCAACTTCTTGCAGCGATGACAGCAAAATTGCTGCATTTTGCCACCAAATGCTGGAAAAGGATCCTTTCTTAAACCTGAGGAAATGTAGGTTGGTTCTC
It includes:
- the psip1b gene encoding axoneme-associated protein mst101(2) isoform X2, which produces MPGKNGDQFKPGDLVFAKMKGFPHWPARICKSDEGYKKRVPVFFFGTHQIGFLPPENIVPYVGNKMKYGSGVRIKGFTEGMWEIQNTPGVGSKLKVPGKSITESTPAKPASATKATPAKPTPAPKTTPAKSTKATPAKPGPATKSTPAKPTSAAKSQTASAATKSPPSTSESVSKAAADRRRTGGEEDAAVRTPTRASSRLAAEQSEESKQVSTPKAAPAADTAETVVTTRSRRSASSGPSAGGSARESNTSAKTEKETAAVKVSVGETTASKEKAKSTTEVLAKEAEPKPAEASNGSKEAASDATTRSRAEGPKVTTHRVMLPIINVNLQKMEPALMTTGGRRKEEEEEEREEKKGTREVKRKKEEEVQKKEEEKEDSRGVRTRRDEREEQKKGGQGVKRRKEEEEVQKKADQGKEKEDDKGVKRRREEKNNEVVVQRKTNEKEKEEGDKEEVRGVKRRSEGEVQKKSQGSSEEKVTTERRSSKRHKEQEKGMEEEGVKTRRNEKEEENNKEERQKRDSSTEGKETRLKEKEAQKKVRKDISEGKKDVKSKEEEKKVEEEEKTRRDRSTEAREKRRTREKEAQQITKKDDSEEKDLGREREEEKQKVEEEKTRKDINPEPKDMRRTREKEAQQKMKNVSEGKKDVRSKEEEVEEEKKRKDINPEPKEMRRTREKEVLQKTRKDDSDERKHSRREKEVKKVEEERTRKEGSTEARETRRMREKEAQQNARKDVSEEKKDLRSKEEEKKVEEDKTRRDRSTEARETRRTREKEAQQKVRKDVTEEKKDLRREEEKRKVEEEKSERRSEGEKQKEKTERETRGGAAPDDERQRHLAAKRESVLKSLRGLLKAGRGVRRREAMRSALRGGDGAKRRRTGSPTRSEWRSAKESAAARKTSEKKKEGAKKGEGRTSEKTQGVEKVEKRQDVELKMKEKEEEEEKKKSDEEKKEERKIIGKIVKATAGQGPKVQVKTMMGGMTMKEEEKVGGTSAKEGEKKKEEKVEKKRSLEKEKKKGPEEKEKKLDDGKVKKNVEVETRSERTQVAMEEKKAKSMTEAAKKKDESKEEGEAAVKRKEEEVEEKKKEAVEKSKKEEKTEKHETQKTKGEKKSDGEEPGGQRKSGEEKKSDGASRPETSAAVEKSPAGESKPVKEQQKKSSTVTLTDSTLHRIHGDIRISLKNDNPDISKCLTALNQLSMVYVTSQHVQRHSELIATLRKMRYYRANQDIMDKASMLYNRFKNAFLVGEGEEEVVSAAFLRSLLEEKEQEEAQRVERCREKVRKEGLLHEAKSRIGQVNENRKSDEEEKAEVDSS
- the psip1b gene encoding axoneme-associated protein mst101(2) isoform X1, with the translated sequence MPGKNGDQFKPGDLVFAKMKGFPHWPARICKSDEGYKKRVPVFFFGTHQIGFLPPENIVPYVGNKMKYGSGVRIKGFTEGMWEIQNTPGVGSKLKVPGKSITESTPAKPASATKATPAKPTPAPKTTPAKSTKATPAKPGPATKSTPAKPTSAAKSQTASAATKSPPSTSESVSKAAADRRRTGGEEDAAVRTPTRASSRLAAEQSEESKQVSTPKAAPAADTAETVVTTRSRRSASSGPSAGGSARESNTSAKTEKETAAVKVSVGETTASKEKAKSTTEVLAKEAEPKPAEASNGSKEAASDATTRSRAEGPKVTTHRVMLPIPLNKVSCFPRLRQINVNLQKMEPALMTTGGRRKEEEEEEREEKKGTREVKRKKEEEVQKKEEEKEDSRGVRTRRDEREEQKKGGQGVKRRKEEEEVQKKADQGKEKEDDKGVKRRREEKNNEVVVQRKTNEKEKEEGDKEEVRGVKRRSEGEVQKKSQGSSEEKVTTERRSSKRHKEQEKGMEEEGVKTRRNEKEEENNKEERQKRDSSTEGKETRLKEKEAQKKVRKDISEGKKDVKSKEEEKKVEEEEKTRRDRSTEAREKRRTREKEAQQITKKDDSEEKDLGREREEEKQKVEEEKTRKDINPEPKDMRRTREKEAQQKMKNVSEGKKDVRSKEEEVEEEKKRKDINPEPKEMRRTREKEVLQKTRKDDSDERKHSRREKEVKKVEEERTRKEGSTEARETRRMREKEAQQNARKDVSEEKKDLRSKEEEKKVEEDKTRRDRSTEARETRRTREKEAQQKVRKDVTEEKKDLRREEEKRKVEEEKSERRSEGEKQKEKTERETRGGAAPDDERQRHLAAKRESVLKSLRGLLKAGRGVRRREAMRSALRGGDGAKRRRTGSPTRSEWRSAKESAAARKTSEKKKEGAKKGEGRTSEKTQGVEKVEKRQDVELKMKEKEEEEEKKKSDEEKKEERKIIGKIVKATAGQGPKVQVKTMMGGMTMKEEEKVGGTSAKEGEKKKEEKVEKKRSLEKEKKKGPEEKEKKLDDGKVKKNVEVETRSERTQVAMEEKKAKSMTEAAKKKDESKEEGEAAVKRKEEEVEEKKKEAVEKSKKEEKTEKHETQKTKGEKKSDGEEPGGQRKSGEEKKSDGASRPETSAAVEKSPAGESKPVKEQQKKSSTVTLTDSTLHRIHGDIRISLKNDNPDISKCLTALNQLSMVYVTSQHVQRHSELIATLRKMRYYRANQDIMDKASMLYNRFKNAFLVGEGEEEVVSAAFLRSLLEEKEQEEAQRVERCREKVRKEGLLHEAKSRIGQVNENRKSDEEEKAEVDSS